In a genomic window of Bernardetia sp.:
- a CDS encoding YqjF family protein, translating to MSFLQAEWRKLAIANYQIDPNILYPYLPNGTDLDFWEGKCYVSLIGFMFKNVRLLGVPIPFHINFEEVNLRFYVKRFETDEDKMNNDYKRGVVFVKEIVPKPAITFVANTVYGENYQTMKMSHQWKENENDREVEYTWQKNKTSEQNSIYLKAAKNLSEIEKGSKTEFITEHYWGYAKKNERDTNEYEVTHPRWQQYEVLDYKIQADFAEMYGQDFAFLNHQKPASVMLAEGSNITVEPKSKIR from the coding sequence ATGAGTTTTCTACAAGCAGAATGGCGAAAATTAGCCATTGCAAATTACCAAATAGACCCTAATATTCTCTATCCTTATCTTCCCAACGGAACAGATTTAGATTTTTGGGAAGGAAAGTGTTATGTTAGCCTGATTGGTTTTATGTTTAAAAATGTACGACTTTTAGGCGTTCCGATTCCATTTCATATCAATTTTGAAGAGGTAAATCTACGTTTTTATGTCAAGAGATTTGAAACTGATGAAGACAAGATGAACAATGACTATAAAAGAGGCGTAGTTTTCGTTAAAGAAATTGTCCCCAAACCAGCTATTACGTTTGTAGCCAATACAGTCTATGGAGAAAATTATCAGACAATGAAAATGAGCCATCAATGGAAAGAAAATGAAAATGATAGAGAAGTAGAATATACATGGCAAAAAAATAAGACTTCTGAGCAAAACTCTATTTACCTCAAAGCAGCTAAAAATCTAAGTGAAATTGAAAAAGGGAGCAAAACTGAATTCATTACAGAACACTACTGGGGATATGCAAAGAAAAATGAAAGAGATACCAATGAATATGAAGTTACTCACCCAAGATGGCAGCAATATGAAGTGTTAGATTATAAAATACAAGCCGATTTTGCAGAAATGTATGGACAAGACTTTGCTTTTCTAAATCATCAAAAACCAGCTTCTGTGATGCTTGCCGAAGGTTCAAACATTACAGTAGAACCAAAAAGTAAAATTAGATAA
- a CDS encoding ABC transporter ATP-binding protein, giving the protein MKELFALNKYFYRYKWHLLGGIFFVLMSCVFAIIPAQIVRHAFDLITNTIRMNDLFEGTAAQEQVMVTFGKVVLLYGGLILLMALIRGVFLFFQRQTIIVMSRLIEYDLKNDIYIHYQKLPLAFYRKNNTGDLMNRISEDVSQVRMYLGPAIMYSINMIGTAVLVIAYMLTINVRLTLFSLLPLPILSISIYYVNNLINKRSILIQQSLSKMTTFAQEAFSGIRVMKAYIREKDFSREFEGETQDYFNKSLDLVRVNSLFLPLIIGLIGISTILTVYIGGIEVMRGTITTGNIAEFVIYVNLLTWPVASLGWVTSLTQRAAASQERINEFLNTETDIISLENKTTEINGSVKFDDVTFVYPDSGIKALDKVSFEIKDGQTLAILGTTGSGKSTIANLICRMYDVTDGEILIDQDNIKKYDISHLRSNVGYVPQEVFLFSDTIRNNIAFGFNENDFEEKQITEAARDADLLENIERFPNGFETMLGERGITLSGGQKQRVSIARAIIRNPKILILDDSLSAVDTKTENAILQNMKRIMKNRTSIVISHRVSSAKLADHIIFLDEGKIVEQGRHEELLKQNGLYMQLYEKQLQEEVS; this is encoded by the coding sequence ATGAAAGAACTTTTCGCTCTAAACAAATACTTTTATAGATACAAATGGCATCTTTTAGGTGGCATTTTTTTCGTCTTGATGTCTTGTGTTTTTGCTATTATTCCAGCCCAAATTGTACGTCATGCCTTTGATTTGATAACCAACACTATCCGAATGAACGACCTTTTTGAAGGAACAGCAGCACAGGAACAAGTAATGGTTACTTTCGGAAAAGTGGTCTTGCTCTACGGAGGCTTGATTCTTCTGATGGCTCTGATTCGTGGTGTGTTCTTATTTTTTCAACGTCAGACCATTATCGTCATGTCTCGTTTGATAGAGTATGATTTGAAAAACGATATTTATATACATTATCAAAAGTTGCCTTTAGCTTTTTATAGAAAAAACAATACAGGCGACCTTATGAACCGAATTTCGGAAGATGTCTCACAAGTCAGAATGTATTTAGGCCCTGCTATTATGTATTCTATCAATATGATTGGAACGGCTGTTTTGGTAATTGCCTATATGCTTACGATTAATGTTCGTCTTACGCTTTTTTCATTGCTTCCTTTGCCAATTCTCTCTATCAGTATTTATTATGTCAATAATCTGATAAATAAGCGTTCCATTCTGATTCAACAAAGTCTTTCTAAAATGACAACTTTTGCACAAGAAGCCTTTTCTGGGATTCGTGTTATGAAAGCATACATCAGAGAAAAAGATTTTTCAAGGGAGTTTGAAGGCGAAACACAAGATTATTTTAATAAATCTCTTGATTTGGTGCGTGTAAATTCCCTCTTCTTACCTTTAATTATTGGTTTGATTGGAATTAGTACAATTTTGACCGTTTATATTGGTGGAATTGAGGTCATGAGAGGTACAATCACGACAGGAAATATTGCAGAGTTTGTTATTTATGTAAACCTCTTGACTTGGCCAGTAGCTTCTTTAGGATGGGTTACAAGTCTTACACAGCGTGCAGCAGCTTCACAAGAACGTATCAACGAGTTTTTGAACACTGAAACTGATATTATTTCATTAGAAAATAAAACTACCGAAATAAATGGTAGCGTAAAATTTGATGATGTTACTTTTGTCTATCCAGATTCTGGTATTAAGGCTTTGGATAAGGTGAGTTTTGAAATTAAGGATGGACAAACGCTTGCCATTTTAGGAACAACAGGCTCTGGAAAAAGCACTATTGCTAACCTTATATGTAGAATGTATGATGTTACAGATGGAGAAATATTGATAGACCAAGATAATATTAAAAAATATGATATTTCTCATTTGCGTTCTAATGTAGGATATGTTCCACAAGAAGTATTCTTGTTTTCAGACACAATTAGAAACAATATTGCCTTTGGCTTCAATGAAAATGATTTTGAGGAAAAACAAATCACAGAAGCTGCAAGAGATGCTGATTTATTGGAAAATATTGAGCGTTTTCCAAACGGATTCGAAACGATGCTAGGCGAACGAGGAATTACACTTTCTGGAGGACAGAAACAGCGTGTCAGTATTGCAAGAGCAATTATTAGAAATCCAAAAATATTGATTTTAGATGATAGCCTTTCTGCCGTAGATACCAAAACAGAAAATGCAATTCTTCAAAATATGAAACGTATTATGAAAAATCGCACTTCTATTGTTATTTCTCACCGTGTTTCGTCTGCCAAACTTGCCGACCATATTATTTTCTTAGATGAAGGAAAAATAGTAGAACAAGGAAGGCATGAAGAGCTTCTGAAACAAAACGGACTTTATATGCAGCTTTATGAAAAACAACTCCAAGAGGAGGTGAGTTAA
- a CDS encoding ABC transporter ATP-binding protein: protein MRNNEDIKNDTKNTTNDENEHKKVKLNKKNFSYLLGIYKFMMPYKGYFFTGMICLFLSSTVLLIFPKLTGNLIDVATGNEGFILDSINQITLALVVVIITQVIFSFLRVYLFAQVSEYSMADIRKALYQKYLYLPLAFYDKHRSGELMSRITADVALLQETFSTTLAEFFRQILTLVVGIGILFFMTPRLTFFMLAVMPALMIGAVIFGKFIRKLSKKTQDQIATSNIIVEETIQAVATVKAFTNELFEFNRYSSTQNNVIKTALKAATYRGAFVSFILFAIFGSITAVFWYGAILLKAGELTPGDLLTFILYSMFIAGSIGGLGSIYGQIQKAVGASERVLEILGEESEPNEKELSKSFNQKAIEGNISFKNVSFSYPTRSDVEVLKGLSLDIKAGEKIALVGHSGAGKSTIIQLLERFYEPQNGIIEVDGKNNLEYDLSLYRSAIGIVPQEILLFGGTIRENIAYGKPNATEEEIISAAKQANAFKFIETFPEGLDTLVGERGVKLSGGQRQRIAIARAILRNPKILVLDEATSSLDAESEQLVQEALDTLMKDRTTIIIAHRLATIRKVDTIYVIENGQISEQGTHENLVNQEGTYNQLVRLQLLEV, encoded by the coding sequence ATGAGAAATAACGAAGATATAAAAAACGACACAAAAAATACTACTAACGATGAAAATGAGCATAAGAAAGTAAAGCTCAATAAGAAAAATTTTTCTTATCTGTTAGGTATCTATAAGTTTATGATGCCCTACAAAGGCTACTTTTTTACTGGAATGATTTGTCTTTTTCTTTCTAGTACTGTCTTATTGATTTTTCCAAAACTTACAGGGAATCTCATTGATGTAGCAACAGGCAATGAAGGTTTTATATTGGATAGTATCAATCAGATTACACTTGCTTTGGTTGTTGTGATTATAACTCAAGTTATTTTTTCTTTTTTGAGAGTGTACTTATTTGCACAGGTGAGTGAATATTCAATGGCTGATATTCGTAAGGCATTGTATCAAAAATATTTGTATTTACCACTTGCTTTTTATGATAAACATCGCTCTGGTGAGCTTATGAGCCGAATTACGGCAGATGTTGCGCTTTTGCAGGAGACTTTTTCTACTACTTTAGCCGAATTTTTTCGCCAAATACTGACTTTAGTTGTTGGCATAGGGATTTTATTTTTCATGACTCCACGTCTTACTTTTTTTATGCTTGCTGTAATGCCAGCCTTGATGATTGGAGCAGTTATTTTTGGTAAGTTTATTCGAAAGCTCTCTAAAAAAACGCAAGACCAAATAGCCACTTCAAATATTATTGTAGAAGAAACAATACAAGCCGTAGCGACTGTAAAAGCCTTTACCAATGAGCTTTTTGAGTTTAATCGCTATTCCTCAACACAAAACAATGTTATCAAAACAGCCTTAAAAGCTGCTACCTATCGTGGCGCATTTGTCTCCTTTATTCTCTTTGCCATCTTTGGAAGTATTACAGCAGTTTTTTGGTATGGAGCAATTCTGTTGAAAGCAGGAGAGTTAACTCCTGGAGATTTACTTACTTTTATTCTCTACTCTATGTTTATTGCGGGTTCTATTGGTGGATTGGGTAGTATTTATGGGCAAATACAAAAGGCTGTTGGAGCATCAGAAAGGGTATTAGAAATTTTAGGAGAGGAGTCTGAACCCAATGAAAAAGAGTTATCAAAATCATTTAATCAGAAAGCCATTGAGGGCAATATTTCTTTTAAAAATGTGAGTTTTTCCTATCCTACACGTAGCGATGTAGAGGTGTTGAAAGGACTTAGTTTGGATATTAAGGCAGGAGAAAAAATTGCTTTAGTAGGACATAGTGGGGCAGGGAAATCTACTATTATTCAGCTTTTAGAGCGTTTTTATGAACCTCAAAACGGAATAATAGAAGTAGATGGAAAAAATAATTTAGAGTATGATTTGAGCTTGTACCGTTCGGCTATTGGTATCGTTCCACAAGAAATTTTGCTTTTTGGTGGAACAATCAGAGAAAATATAGCTTACGGAAAACCAAATGCTACAGAAGAGGAAATCATTTCGGCTGCCAAACAGGCTAATGCCTTTAAGTTTATTGAAACATTCCCAGAAGGTTTAGATACCTTGGTAGGAGAGCGTGGTGTAAAACTTTCGGGAGGTCAGCGTCAGAGAATTGCCATTGCAAGGGCTATTTTACGCAATCCTAAGATTTTGGTTTTGGATGAAGCAACAAGCTCATTAGATGCAGAATCGGAACAGCTTGTACAGGAAGCCTTAGATACACTTATGAAAGACCGAACAACAATTATTATTGCTCACCGTTTGGCGACTATCCGAAAAGTAGATACAATTTATGTCATCGAAAACGGACAGATAAGCGAACAAGGAACACACGAAAACCTTGTCAATCAAGAGGGAACTTACAATCAGTTGGTGCGTTTGCAGCTTTTAGAGGTGTAA
- a CDS encoding RidA family protein, giving the protein MSQKFETNDAPKPVGLYPHARKVGNLLFLSGVGARDAKTNEIHGNVYDENGKLVSYDIEAQCHTVFQNVKAILEASGSSWDKLVDVTVFLTNMEEDFKAYNKVYAEYFKDNQPCRTTLGITALPTPIAIELKCIATV; this is encoded by the coding sequence ATGAGCCAAAAATTTGAAACCAATGACGCACCCAAACCAGTAGGTTTGTATCCTCACGCACGAAAAGTAGGTAATCTTTTATTTCTCTCTGGCGTAGGAGCAAGAGATGCCAAAACGAATGAAATACATGGAAATGTTTATGATGAAAATGGAAAACTTGTCTCTTATGATATTGAGGCGCAATGTCATACCGTTTTTCAGAATGTAAAAGCAATTTTGGAAGCAAGTGGAAGTAGCTGGGACAAACTCGTCGACGTAACCGTTTTTCTTACCAATATGGAAGAAGATTTTAAAGCCTATAATAAAGTTTATGCAGAGTATTTTAAAGACAATCAGCCTTGTAGAACCACATTAGGAATTACGGCACTTCCCACACCGATTGCTATCGAACTTAAATGTATTGCTACGGTTTAA
- a CDS encoding YeiH family protein, with protein MKSKIVPILFFACLLACWLPFVSSPIALVAGLLFAHFLKNPFPDQTAKATKQLLKVAVVGLGFGLNLQTAISASQNGIGLVVSSIFLTLLGGLLIGKLLKVENKLAQLISVGTAICGGSAIAAFSPVIDADNSDISVSLGVVFLLNSLALLIFPVLGHFFSLSPQDFGMWVAVAIHDTSSVVGAAQTFSDESLKIATTLKLVRALWIIPLVLLSVLVAKFYTKDKGIATKNQNLDEEKEKSKKPTSKINIPYFIGFFVIAILINTYIPLVSQFSPQIVWVSKKLLVTTLFLIGLSLSIEKIRKVGWRPLALGVILWVLISVGSFLVIV; from the coding sequence TTGAAAAGTAAAATTGTTCCTATTCTCTTCTTTGCTTGCCTTTTGGCATGTTGGCTTCCTTTTGTCAGCAGCCCAATAGCACTTGTCGCAGGACTTTTATTTGCGCATTTTCTCAAAAATCCTTTCCCAGACCAAACAGCAAAAGCCACTAAACAGCTTTTAAAAGTTGCTGTGGTAGGTTTAGGATTCGGCTTGAATCTTCAAACGGCAATTTCGGCAAGTCAAAATGGAATTGGTTTGGTGGTAAGTAGTATTTTTCTTACACTTTTAGGAGGACTTTTGATAGGGAAACTTTTGAAGGTAGAAAATAAATTAGCTCAACTGATTTCTGTTGGAACAGCTATTTGTGGAGGAAGTGCCATTGCTGCTTTTTCTCCTGTAATTGATGCTGACAACTCTGATATTTCGGTTTCTTTAGGAGTCGTTTTTCTACTCAACTCACTTGCGCTTCTTATCTTTCCTGTGTTGGGGCATTTTTTCAGTCTTTCACCACAAGACTTCGGAATGTGGGTGGCTGTCGCCATTCATGACACAAGTTCGGTGGTGGGTGCTGCACAAACTTTTAGTGATGAATCTTTAAAGATTGCTACAACCTTAAAACTTGTTCGTGCGCTTTGGATAATTCCTTTAGTTTTGCTCTCTGTTTTAGTCGCTAAGTTTTATACAAAAGATAAAGGAATAGCAACAAAGAATCAAAATCTTGATGAGGAGAAAGAAAAATCTAAAAAGCCAACTTCAAAAATAAACATTCCTTATTTTATTGGGTTTTTTGTAATAGCTATTCTAATAAACACATATATTCCACTCGTATCACAGTTTTCTCCTCAAATTGTTTGGGTATCTAAAAAACTGCTTGTTACAACGCTTTTCTTAATAGGTTTGAGTCTTTCCATAGAAAAAATACGAAAAGTAGGCTGGCGACCATTAGCTTTAGGTGTTATTTTATGGGTTTTAATTTCAGTAGGTTCTTTTTTAGTTATTGTCTAG
- a CDS encoding peptidase domain-containing ABC transporter, translating to MAKFPHVKQRDQMDCGPTCLKMITKHYGKNFSLPFLRENAYIGKQGVSLLGIATAAEKIGLRTLSVQIDIQTLIEEKPVPFIAHWNQNHFVVVYKITNKKVFVADPASQLLEYSHEEFKKAWIQGQATEGEDGEERGIALLLETSPDFYAQEDVKESKATFGYLLKYLKPYKAIIFQLFLGLLGATLLSLFLPLLTQALVDTGIQQKNLSFVYVVLAAQLVFFVSKNLINLIRSWILLQVSVRLNIQIVSDFLAKLIRLPLPFFESKNLGDILQRMQDNQRIEQFLSGTLLDFIFSLASLFSVGILVIFYSPIIFLLFLIGSSLYVTWILLFLKKRRLLDDKRFALSSSTQSNEVELVQGMAEIKFNNFEKEKRWEWERLQVKRAKLAMQSLRLSQLQQYGGGFINELKNIIITFWAAYEVIQGSMTLGMMMAVQQVLGQMEVPLIQSVSFIQQGQDAKLSLERLGEIHDQKDEDEESENSLIKELPVGEFSKDIYLKNVTFRYGTPHSQPAIDDLTLHIPAGKTTAIVGESGSGKTTLLKLLLKYYIPQSGQITVGSLPLPVLSSSIWRATIGSVMQEGFIFSESIAKNIALGDDNPTQRRLIEATQTANIFEHIQSLPLGFHTKVGQSGEGLSQGQKQRLLIARAVYKNPEYLFFDEATSALDAKNEKIISKNLQNFGQSKTQIIIAHRLSTVKNADQIVFLEKGKIKELGTHEELVKKRGMYYNLVKNQLELAG from the coding sequence ATGGCAAAGTTTCCTCACGTCAAGCAGCGAGACCAAATGGATTGTGGTCCGACGTGTTTGAAGATGATAACCAAACATTACGGCAAAAATTTTTCTCTGCCTTTCCTTAGAGAAAATGCTTACATCGGAAAGCAAGGCGTTTCATTGTTGGGAATTGCTACAGCAGCCGAAAAAATAGGACTTCGAACGCTTTCTGTACAGATAGATATTCAGACGCTCATAGAGGAAAAACCTGTTCCTTTCATCGCACATTGGAATCAGAATCATTTTGTAGTGGTGTATAAAATCACTAATAAGAAGGTTTTTGTAGCTGACCCAGCCTCACAACTTTTAGAATATAGCCACGAAGAGTTTAAAAAAGCGTGGATACAAGGACAAGCCACCGAAGGAGAAGACGGAGAAGAAAGAGGAATTGCACTTCTTTTGGAAACCTCCCCAGATTTTTATGCACAGGAAGATGTAAAAGAAAGCAAAGCTACTTTTGGCTACTTATTAAAATATCTAAAGCCTTATAAAGCTATTATTTTTCAGTTGTTTTTAGGGCTTCTGGGAGCTACTTTGCTTTCACTTTTTTTACCACTTCTTACACAAGCCTTAGTAGATACAGGGATTCAGCAGAAAAATTTATCTTTCGTTTATGTGGTTTTGGCAGCGCAACTGGTCTTTTTTGTATCTAAAAACTTAATCAACCTTATACGAAGTTGGATTTTGTTGCAAGTTTCTGTTCGACTGAATATTCAGATTGTCTCTGATTTTTTGGCTAAACTTATTCGCCTTCCTCTACCATTTTTTGAATCTAAAAACTTGGGAGATATTCTTCAGCGTATGCAAGACAATCAGCGCATCGAACAGTTTTTGAGTGGAACACTTTTAGATTTTATTTTTTCGTTGGCAAGTCTTTTCTCTGTCGGCATACTTGTTATTTTTTATAGTCCAATAATCTTTTTGCTTTTTCTAATAGGAAGTAGTTTGTATGTTACTTGGATATTGCTCTTTTTAAAGAAACGAAGACTTTTAGACGATAAGCGTTTTGCACTTTCTTCTTCTACACAAAGCAACGAAGTAGAACTCGTACAAGGAATGGCAGAAATTAAGTTCAATAATTTTGAGAAGGAAAAACGTTGGGAATGGGAACGATTGCAAGTCAAGAGAGCAAAACTGGCAATGCAAAGTTTGAGATTAAGTCAATTACAACAGTATGGAGGAGGGTTTATAAACGAACTTAAAAATATTATTATTACTTTTTGGGCTGCTTACGAAGTTATTCAAGGAAGTATGACACTCGGTATGATGATGGCAGTACAGCAAGTTTTAGGTCAGATGGAAGTGCCTTTAATTCAATCAGTGAGTTTTATTCAGCAAGGTCAAGATGCTAAACTAAGTTTGGAACGCTTAGGAGAAATTCACGACCAAAAAGATGAGGATGAAGAAAGTGAAAACTCGCTGATTAAAGAATTGCCAGTAGGAGAATTTTCCAAAGATATTTATTTGAAAAATGTAACATTCAGATACGGAACACCACATAGCCAACCTGCCATAGACGACCTTACGCTTCATATTCCAGCAGGAAAAACAACAGCAATTGTAGGTGAGAGTGGAAGTGGAAAGACAACGCTTTTGAAATTATTATTGAAATACTATATTCCTCAAAGTGGACAAATTACGGTAGGTTCTTTGCCATTGCCAGTGCTTAGTAGTTCTATTTGGCGTGCTACGATTGGTTCTGTGATGCAGGAAGGATTTATTTTTTCTGAAAGTATTGCTAAAAACATTGCGTTAGGAGATGATAACCCTACACAAAGAAGACTGATAGAAGCCACCCAAACAGCCAATATTTTTGAACATATTCAAAGCCTACCACTAGGTTTTCATACAAAAGTAGGACAGTCGGGGGAAGGATTGAGTCAAGGACAAAAGCAACGTCTTCTGATTGCTCGTGCCGTTTATAAAAATCCAGAGTATTTGTTTTTTGACGAAGCTACTTCGGCACTAGATGCCAAGAATGAAAAAATAATTTCTAAAAACCTTCAAAACTTTGGACAGTCTAAAACACAAATTATTATTGCCCATAGACTGAGTACAGTAAAAAATGCAGACCAAATTGTGTTTTTAGAAAAAGGAAAAATAAAAGAGTTAGGAACACACGAAGAGCTAGTGAAAAAGCGAGGTATGTATTACAATCTTGTCAAAAACCAATTGGAACTTGCAGGATAA
- a CDS encoding GNAT family N-acetyltransferase yields MISTVPITLPVLEDSERLNYEQVDWHNYRKLLSMFEEDKSIFVMNDYKSIDQLEEYIDYQLNFAQFSFKRGAADWFYKNKITNEYIGIFNLYDLSTETINDNHKRCTIGFATNKKYREKYYTLEAIETFKDAIINQLGKTYILSYTTKENIATIELLQRAGFQKSDGDYIHKEYVYYEFFV; encoded by the coding sequence ATGATAAGTACAGTTCCTATTACCCTTCCTGTTTTAGAAGATTCTGAAAGATTAAACTACGAACAAGTAGATTGGCACAATTACAGAAAACTGCTCTCTATGTTTGAAGAAGATAAGAGTATTTTTGTAATGAATGATTATAAATCTATAGACCAATTAGAAGAGTATATAGACTATCAACTCAATTTTGCACAATTTTCTTTTAAGAGAGGAGCTGCTGACTGGTTTTATAAAAACAAAATAACAAACGAGTATATTGGTATTTTTAATCTTTATGACCTAAGTACAGAAACCATCAATGATAACCACAAACGCTGTACTATAGGTTTTGCGACCAACAAAAAATACAGAGAAAAATACTATACCTTAGAAGCTATTGAAACTTTTAAAGATGCAATCATTAATCAGCTAGGGAAAACATATATTCTTTCTTATACCACAAAAGAAAATATTGCCACAATAGAGCTACTACAACGAGCTGGCTTTCAGAAAAGTGACGGAGACTATATTCATAAAGAGTATGTTTATTATGAGTTTTTCGTCTAA
- a CDS encoding sodium:solute symporter family protein — MILELADWLIIVSFLLLTLGIGIYYTKKASGSTEDFFLGGRNLPWWVAGTSMVATTFAADTPLLVTELVVKDGISGNWLWWNGLIGGMLTTFLFARLWRKANVITDLELIELRYSGKLAKFLRGFRAIYFGVFLNGVVIAWVNLALASLLEVFFEIPPSQTIYYVALAMLIVVVYSSLSGLLGVAITDVVQFVLAMTGCIVLTYLVLDSPKIGGVSGLVEKLPASTLDFFPQIRNSSSSEIVENGVQMLTISLATFFAYVGVQWWASWYPGAEPGGGGYIAQRMMSAKDEEHAFKATLFFQLANYGLRPWVWILVALSAIILYPNLAEGQERLGYVMAMKEFLPTGWRGLLLVAFFAAYMSTISTQLNWGASYIINDLYQPFIKPNASSKNLVTVSRITTLVLMLVGLFITTQMTTLKGAFEFLIEAGAGLGAVLILRWYWWRINVFSELTATIAPIIGILLNRAIFHLESPYSLFFILGFTTISWVLITLLTKPTEQKTLQKFYDRVRPQGIWKPIRESLNLPTPQNTLPYMIAAWFVGIALGYSFLFGIGYAIFQKWTFFGITLTIFLTSILAINWLVKKITEDKKI; from the coding sequence ATGATTCTTGAACTTGCCGACTGGCTCATTATTGTTTCTTTCTTATTGCTCACGCTAGGCATTGGAATTTATTATACTAAAAAAGCTAGTGGTTCGACTGAAGATTTTTTCTTGGGTGGACGAAATTTGCCGTGGTGGGTAGCAGGAACATCTATGGTAGCGACAACCTTTGCAGCCGATACACCTCTTCTCGTGACAGAACTAGTTGTAAAAGATGGAATTAGTGGAAACTGGCTTTGGTGGAACGGTCTTATAGGTGGAATGCTTACCACATTTCTTTTTGCTCGCCTTTGGAGGAAGGCAAACGTAATTACGGATTTAGAACTCATAGAATTACGCTATTCTGGCAAACTAGCAAAGTTTTTACGTGGCTTTCGTGCTATCTATTTTGGTGTTTTTCTCAATGGTGTCGTGATTGCTTGGGTAAACTTAGCTCTGGCTTCCCTTTTAGAAGTTTTTTTTGAAATTCCTCCTTCTCAAACGATTTATTATGTAGCTCTTGCAATGCTGATTGTAGTGGTGTATTCTAGCCTTTCTGGACTTTTAGGCGTAGCAATTACTGATGTAGTTCAGTTTGTTTTAGCAATGACAGGCTGTATTGTTCTTACATATTTGGTTTTGGACAGTCCAAAAATTGGAGGTGTGAGTGGTTTAGTAGAAAAATTACCTGCTTCTACACTTGACTTCTTTCCTCAAATTAGAAATTCCAGTAGTAGTGAAATAGTAGAAAATGGCGTGCAGATGCTTACGATTAGTTTGGCTACTTTTTTTGCTTATGTTGGCGTACAATGGTGGGCAAGTTGGTATCCAGGGGCAGAACCAGGGGGGGGAGGCTATATAGCACAGCGTATGATGTCTGCCAAAGATGAAGAACACGCTTTTAAAGCCACTTTGTTTTTTCAGTTAGCAAATTACGGATTACGTCCGTGGGTTTGGATTTTGGTTGCGCTTTCAGCTATTATCTTATATCCAAATTTGGCAGAAGGACAAGAGCGTTTGGGTTATGTAATGGCAATGAAAGAATTTTTACCTACTGGCTGGAGAGGGCTTTTGTTAGTAGCTTTTTTTGCAGCCTATATGAGTACGATTTCTACACAACTCAACTGGGGAGCAAGTTATATCATTAATGATTTGTATCAGCCTTTCATTAAACCTAATGCTTCTTCAAAGAACTTAGTAACTGTTTCTAGGATTACAACACTAGTTTTGATGTTGGTAGGGCTTTTCATTACAACACAAATGACAACACTCAAAGGTGCTTTTGAATTTTTGATTGAAGCAGGTGCAGGACTGGGAGCAGTTTTGATTTTACGATGGTATTGGTGGAGAATTAATGTTTTTAGTGAGCTTACAGCTACTATTGCCCCTATCATTGGAATACTTTTAAACAGAGCTATTTTCCATTTAGAATCTCCTTACTCTCTATTTTTTATCTTAGGATTTACTACCATTTCTTGGGTATTGATTACGCTTCTCACAAAACCAACAGAGCAGAAAACTCTACAAAAGTTCTACGATAGAGTACGTCCACAAGGTATTTGGAAACCTATTAGAGAATCTTTAAACCTTCCTACACCTCAAAATACGCTTCCATATATGATTGCTGCTTGGTTTGTCGGAATAGCTTTAGGATATAGCTTTTTGTTTGGAATTGGATATGCAATTTTTCAAAAATGGACATTTTTTGGAATTACTCTAACTATTTTTCTAACAAGTATTTTAGCTATAAATTGGCTTGTAAAAAAGATTACAGAAGATAAAAAAATATAG
- the mscL gene encoding large-conductance mechanosensitive channel protein MscL yields the protein MGFIKEFKDFAVKGNVIDLAVGVIIGAAFGKIVTSLVNDIIMPPIGLVTGGIDFTNLKFVLKQAVLDETGKVVSEAVSINYGSFINITIQFIIIAFCVFVIVKGFNSLKKKAEDPKNEEAPTPKDILLLTEIRDLLKGETSSKIDEDQNTANED from the coding sequence ATGGGATTTATTAAAGAGTTTAAAGATTTTGCTGTTAAAGGAAATGTTATTGATTTGGCTGTCGGTGTAATTATTGGCGCAGCATTTGGAAAAATTGTTACTTCCCTTGTCAATGATATTATTATGCCTCCCATCGGACTGGTTACAGGAGGAATTGATTTTACCAACCTAAAATTTGTATTAAAACAGGCTGTTTTGGATGAGACAGGTAAAGTTGTTTCAGAAGCTGTCAGTATTAATTATGGAAGTTTTATCAATATTACGATTCAGTTTATAATTATTGCATTTTGTGTTTTTGTAATTGTAAAAGGTTTCAACTCGCTCAAAAAGAAAGCCGAAGACCCTAAAAATGAGGAAGCTCCTACACCAAAAGATATTTTACTTTTGACAGAAATAAGAGATTTATTAAAAGGAGAAACATCTAGCAAAATAGACGAAGACCAAAACACTGCAAATGAAGATTAG